The Streptobacillus canis DNA window CTAATCCTTTTGATGCTAATACTTTTGAAATAGCTGCTGTTGTTGTTGTTTTACCGTGATCTACGTGTCCTATTGTTCCAACGTTTACGTGTGGTTTACTTCTTTCAAACTTTTGTTTTGCCATTTTTTCCTCCATTTTTTTATTATTTATTTGTTTTATTTTATCTCACTTATTATACCATTTATACATTATAAAGTCAAATATAATTACCATAGATATTCTAGTTTTAGATTTCCTTTAACACCTAGTTTTTTATAGTTAAATTTATTTTTATCTCCACTAAATACTATTTTACTTTCAAGAGATGGTCTAACTAATAAACTATTCGATATAAATTTCATATTTAATGCTATTTTAGGATTCATAGTGAAATAAATAGAATCATGATATCCCCCTAATTCAGATATCTCATTTTCCATACTTTCAATAATACTTTCATTTCCTATTTTAGTAGCCCGAAAATATAATATATGATCATCATAAAATTTATCATCTACAAGTCCTAAATTTTCTACCATTTTCTTAAATCCTAAATATTCATTTTTTAAATATTTCGTTCTAAAATCAAAATCTAATCCACTTTCTAATTTTATACTTGGGCTAATTAGATAATCTACTTCAGTTTTTGATTCAATTATAAAATCTTTTGTAGGTATTTTAACTCCAGTCCCTAATTTTTGTTTAATTTTAATATCATCTTTATTATATGATAAATTAATATTTGCATCTACAAATGCATCGGTTTCTATATTTACTTTACTCAAAGAAAATACATCTGCATTTACTTCTAATCCAAGATTTTTATTAACATCATAACTATATTTATTTTTACTCCATACAAAAATATCATGATCTATATTATTTTTATTTATATTATATATATATCTTACATCTAATCCATCAAGCCTATATCCTAAATTCAAACTATGTTCTAAACCTTTATACTTAATTCCATATCCTAAACTTGTTGCAAATGAATTAATAGCTTCTTCATGATAAGTATTATTTAATTCATCTGAATCTAATATATTAATAACCCTTAAATCAATATTATAAAAATCTTTTGAGTATTTTAAATTATTATCTGTTTTAAGTAAATTCCCTATATTATGTATTTTATTTTTTAAATGATTTATTTTAATATAATCTTTA harbors:
- a CDS encoding GTP-binding protein, encoding MAKQKFERSKPHVNVGTIGHVDHGKTTTTAAISKVLASKGL